AGGACTGCCCCCCCAACTAGAGACGTCCTCCCAGTTTGAGAGCTAACAGGTGGTTCTACTCTTTAAGGatattttttcaaccagttctccACCCACTTATAGTCATTTCTTCTggaccacatttctctagttggcttatgagaatgtcatgtgggactgtgtcaaaagctttactcaAATCAAGATAAGTCATgtctgctgctcccctcccatcCACTAGGACACTAACCCagccaaagaagaaaattaggttggttcgGCGTGGTTTGCTCTCAACAAATTCACGTTAGCTCTCACTTATCACCCTCTTACCCTCCAGGTCTCCGCTGGCTTTCAACACAGCCGAAGGCTGTTGCCAGGGTTTCGCTCCGTTTCAAGGGCGGTTGTGGCAGTCACACTCTGTGCCAGTGCTTGGCCGGCCCGGTTGCCCCGTGACGGGCGATTTGTGAGTCTGCGTTCAAGCTTCGTCCCTGCATGACCTGCCCCGCTCCTGGGAGAAAGGGCTGAAGTGGGGGAACTTCTTACCTCCTGACCAACCTGGGGCACCCGATTCCTCTTCCCTGGCAGGAGATTTGCTCTGAGCCGTAAGATTCCAGGAGAAGAGTCTCGGGAAAGGGAAATGACATTGGTTCTAGTGTGTGCCAGTGCCTGTTTGCCCCCCTGGGCTGCACTGGGGAGAGGCAGCGCGGTTGGACCATCTCGGCCCTTTCTTCCCAGGagccagtcccccatcctgtacgtGTAACCGCCAGCCTTGGTTCCTCCCACCCAGCTCAGTCTGGGTTGCTTTCGGCAGGCGCGACCAGCTCCTTCACTCGCTGGCTGGAGagaggggctctgggaggggagttcgGGATATTTGATGGGAGTCCCTTTACCTTCTCTGGACCGAGCCGTCTTTCTCCATTttccccagggctgctcctgaGAGATGGGAGAGTGGCCCTGACAATCGCTTGCCCATCCTTGCCACCACGCTGCGACTGGCTCCCGAGGGCGGCTGGGAATCAGGCACCAGCTGCAGGGAGAGACCACGTGGTAACGCTTACCCTGATGTGTGTTTGTAAGGCAGCCATCGCTGTGCCACCGGGGCACAGCCTGTGTGGTTTGGACCAAGAGAAATTAGCACTCTGCAGCCACAGGGCTGAGCTCTCCGCTCGGTGCTCACCTGTCCCTGGGGGTCCCCGAGGGGATGTACTGGGATGTCTCCAACTCCAGCTTCGACCTCGGACTCGACCCCCAGATCCCCTACAGGTCCCACAGAACAAGGGGATGGAGAGGGGGCCCCAGGACAGCCCCCTGCACGTGGGGACGCAGAGGGGCCCCCAGAGCATCCCGGGTCCTGGGGACAGAGAGGGGACCCCAGGGCATCCCGGCCCCTGGCACATGGGGACGGAAAGAGGACCCCAGGGCATCCCGGCCCCCCCGCATGTGGGGACGGAGAGGGCCATAAgacctcctctccctctccctggcccCAGAGGGGTTGCCCTCGCAGCCCTGGAGTTATGAAGCCAACGCCCCCTGTGCCTGGCCGTCAGGCTCAGCCTCCAGGCAGGGCAATTGAATGACCTGCACCCATTGAGCCCGTCGCTGGCCTGGGGCTGCAGCGAGCCTGTCCCGGCTGGCGCCGCTCGCCTCCCCCCCGGGCGACGTACCTGTGCAGGGGAGCTGGTGGAGGAGCTGCCCATGCTGAGCACCAGGCTGTGCGGGACGTGGATGGAGGGGTCCTTGGTGGTGATGGAGAGCCCCCGCTGCAGGATGTCCGCCAGCCGGCTCCAGAGCGTGAACACGGCAGCAGGGTGCGCCTGGTGCAGCCGCAGGTAATAAACCTTCCCCGTCACCACCTGCACGCGCAGCAGGCGCCGGCCGCTGTCCTGGACCGACAGTCTGACGTACCTCAGCGGGAGGAGCCTGGAGCCAAGGGAAAGCACAGGATGCCTGAGTCCCCAGGGACAGGAGCgagcggctggctctggggtgtggccacGCCCGCCCCACTGAGAACTCGGAGGGAGGGGCCCCAAAGGGACTGGCTGCAGAGCCCCATCCCCCCGCACGGGGACTGGCTAATGAGGGAGGGGGCACAGCATGAACGGCCAGACAGGGGCTGGCTTACAAAGGGTTAACGGCACACAACTCCCCATCAGCATGGCAGTGACCCCGACTTAGCGCCTGGGGGTGTCTGGGCTCCCTCTCTGCCGGAGCAGGacgagggggtgctggggggcccCGGATttagcagcacagcagctgcaccCCGGCCACGTGGGGCTGGTGCCGCAGAGCATCTAGGCGGACACAGGTGACAGGCACAGTGTGGGCTCCACCAGGCCCCATGGCCGGAGCTGCGGGCCAGGGCAGCGCTCAGCACGCCAGGGCCCCAGACTCACACACCCTGCCAGGGCACTGCAGTCAGCATGCTGCACATGGGAGAGGGGCAAGGGCAGGGGGGcgtcctgccctggccccaggggGGCGGGATTCGGTGGGACCCAACGGGCTTTTCCATCTCAGATGTCTAACAGCTAAATCCCAGCACTTGAGAGCTCCCGGctaagctccccacccccaccctgttccTCACCTGCTAAGGGCCATGGAGGGTTCCTGGGGCTGGCCTGGCCTCCCGGGGGGGCTTTCTCCCAGCATTGCGATCAGGAGCACgttggggaggggcaggcagggatccgaGGACGTCACCCCCAGGGTCACCAGTGTGGGGGCATTGTGGATATCCACCCAGTTCCCCTGCTTCGTCACCTGCAGCGAGAAGGCCCCAGGTCAACAGCAGGAGACGGAAATGGACCCTCACTGAGACGCTGCAggacccccccaccctgccaagcCACCGGTGCCAGGCCCCGGAGGAGGGGACGTGCTCCCAAGGTTCGCTCAGTCGCATAACGGAGCCAATCACCAGCTCCCGGGTGCCTTTCCTCCCTGTGCTTCCACAGGCTCTGAGAGCTCGCTGCTCCCCTGGGTCTGAGGCTAGCGCCCAGTGAAAAAACCATCCCCGTCACGAAGCCACTGGCAGCCCTGGCACGAACCGGCCCCCTTGGCCTGCCGACATGGAAGATGGAGGCTCAGCTCCTCTCTCCCAAGGGTAAgactggggggggtggaggctcAGAGCTTTAATACAGCTTTGGTTACTtatccctctccccacacctGGGGTTTGAACCCAGTACCTTCAGCACCACACCCCAGGCCTGTGCCCCTTGTGAGTGGAGTTACTCTTTGCACCCtacagcagtagtaggctgttatcctttaGTAGGCCAGCCACTAGAAAGGGATGCTACACACTCTGACAGTGCCACTGCTCCTAGGGCCATTCTCAAAGGATCGCTGGGCACCTCCGGGCTGTGCACCCCTCCCACCAAACGGATGCTGGGCCTGGCCCCCTCAACCGGCTCCAAACTGGTTACTAATTGGGTTTCTGATGGGGGCCCTCATCTAGGCTGCTAGAAGGGACAAGACAGCCTGCTAATGCATGCACTCGGCGCGTCCCACGGCTGCTGCCACCTTGCAACGCTGAAGATCTCGACCTATATCCATTGCCCAGCACTTAACTTGGCGCACAGGTGATACCCATGAAAGGGTTAATTCACCACACCCCAAGGCTCACTAATTAGCCAATGACAGTCGGTTCTGATGATCTAATCCTTCTAACTTGTGTTTTCATTGGCTGCTATTCGTGTGTAATGGACTTTAGGTCTGTTACCAGGGGAGATGTGTGGGCTGCACTCCAGAGAGgggacccctgcacccccaggtCAGTGTGAGCGCCTGGAACTGCCCTAGCCAGCTAGCGGGTGCAAGGGAGGAGAATGAACATCTGGGGCAGGATCAGCCAGAGGACTAGGACTAGGGCTGGGGCTGGCTACGTACAGGGCTGC
The Emys orbicularis isolate rEmyOrb1 chromosome 1, rEmyOrb1.hap1, whole genome shotgun sequence DNA segment above includes these coding regions:
- the GARIN1A gene encoding Golgi-associated RAB2 interactor protein 1A — its product is MDSCRRFPVTSGCRTFLADDPASGVHLGVEGGILCQLLRSPDYNLFPKSAVFESNFIQVTKQGNWVDIHNAPTLVTLGVTSSDPCLPLPNVLLIAMLGESPPGRPGQPQEPSMALSRLLPLRYVRLSVQDSGRRLLRVQVVTGKVYYLRLHQAHPAAVFTLWSRLADILQRGLSITTKDPSIHVPHSLVLSMGSSSTSSPAQLVPDSQPPSGASRSVVARMGKRLSGPLSHLSGAALGKMEKDGSVQRRLFSWNLTAQSKSPAREEESGAPGWSGGKKFPHFSPFSQERGRSCRDEA